A genomic window from Lotus japonicus ecotype B-129 chromosome 1, LjGifu_v1.2 includes:
- the LOC130727876 gene encoding uncharacterized protein LOC130727876, translating to MDVDASDIEDENNNDNAATKKSKHRKRKEYMHDDDGHVAARKKLAERILLSLTRPSYIIGLGPKPLRLENRTRLCYLLRRLVKQHHWVEASGVLSAYMKGTLNDTSPFKNRFKFWVLLELLKHVENQSINPMQIKNLYDIWSKKIGSIKNWPIESRYVVHLELMLFCLARSNAGDAYQIALCLEQEKVDIDLVSKIIMGLTFYKLWYSSIPKEFQWRDSDQFDLQENSRMEGTSFSNEVGQSDTVETHMADSQFQCDLDASVMNDRKISREVGVNEDTAVFVEDDNHHTREKPDQTFQLQGFYLNSEERQGVGGPFSNSGGLTQDTLHALGGLDLWLFPLRFSNEDSFEEFMYRHRNPTTDYYKNAVKYLEQALDSNPSASAALLPLIQLLLIGGQVDKALTTLEKQCYNSFSVLPIRLRAALLERFDRNNPLLLHSCLEDILKKDPTCHDALRKLIKIHQNGDYSLKSLLEMIALHLDATDAEYSIWRVFSSCFYKQSLCEKDCMSTCSIQNENGQGQHCSFNRTPKVFTEGISGKSWRLRCRWWLTRHFSNRKLESDIETGDLQLLTYKAACASYMYGQEISYVSKAYSHLEKENYKDLLLFLNEQKGNSFGFY from the exons ATGGATGTTGATGCATCAGACATAGAAGACGAGAACAACAATGACAATGCCGCCACCAAGAAGTCGAAACACCGCAAGAGGAAGGAGTACATGCACGACGACGATGGCCATGTGGCAGCACGAAAGAAGCTCGCGGAGAGGATTCTCTTGTCGCTGACCAGGCCTTCCTACATTATCGGGCTTGGTCCCAAGCCTTTGAGGTTGGAAAATCGTACGAGGCTGTGCTACCTGCTTCGGAGGCTTGTGAAGCAGCACCACTGGGTCGAAGCTAGCGGCGTTCTCAGTGCGTACATGAAGGGAACCCTTAATGACACCTCTCCCTTCAAGAATCGTTTTAAGTTTTGG GTTTTATTGGAGCTTCTTAAGCATGTGGAAAACCAATCTATTAATCCAATGCAGATCAAGAATCTCTATGATATTTGGTCAAAGAAAATTGGATCAATCAAGAATTGGCCAATAGAG AGCAGATATGTAGTTCATTTGGAGTTAATGTTATTCTGTCTTGCGCGAAGCAATGCTGGGGATGCATATCAGATTGCTCTATG CCTTGAGCAAGAAAAAGTTGATATTGATCTTGTGTCAAAGATAATTATGGGTTTAACATTCTATAAGCTGTGGTATTCTTCTATCCCCAAAGAATTTCAGTGGAGAGATTCAGACCAATTTGACTTGCAAGAGAACTCACGTATGGAAGGAACCTCATTCAGCAATGAAGTTGGACAGTCAGATACAGTTGAAACCCACATGGCTGACTCCCAATTTCAATGTGATTTAGATGCATCAGTCATGAATGATAGGAAAATTTCTAGGGAGGTGGGCGTCAACGAAGATACGGCAGTTTTTGTGGAGGATGATAATCACCATACTAGAGAAAAACCAGATCAGACCTTTCAGCTGCAAGGTTTTTACTTGAATTCTGAAGAACGTCAAGGAGTGGGAGGCCCTTTTTCTAACAGTGGAGGTCTTACACAAGACACCTTGCATGCTCTTG GGGGGCTTGATTTGTGGTTGTTTCCCTTGCGCTTTTCCAACGAGGACAGTTTTGAGGAGTTCATGTACAGGCACAGAAATCCGACTACTGACTATTATAAAAATGCAGTAAAATATTTAGAACAAGCTCTCGACTCAAATCCCTCTGCATCAGCAGCATTACTTCCATTAATACAG CTGCTGCTTATTGGAGGTCAAGTGGATAAGGCTCTTACTACACTTGAGAAGCAATGCTATAATTCATTTTCTGTACTCCCAATCAG ATTAAGGGCTGCTCTCTTGGAGCGTTTTGATCGAAACAACCCTCTCTTGCTTCATAGCTGTTTGGAGGATATATTAAAGAAGGATCCAACATGCCACGATGCTTTAAGAAAACTTATCAAGATACACCAAAATG GAGACTATAGCCTCAAATCTCTTCTGGAAATGATTGCTTTGCATTTAGATGCTACTGATGCAGAATACAGTATATGGAGGGTGTTCTCTTCATGTTTCTATAAACAGTCTCTCTGCGAAAAAGACTGCATGTCTACATGCTCCATTCAAAATGAAAATGGGCAGGGGCAACATTGTTCCTTTAACAGAACCCCAAAAGTATTTACAGAGGGTATATCAGGAAAGTCATGGAGACTTCGCTGCAGGTGGTGGCTAACAAGACATTTCAGCAATAGGAAGCTAGAATCAGATATTGAAACTg GTGATTTGCAGTTACTCACATACAAAGCAGCATGTGCATCGTATATGTATGGACAGGAGATCAGCTATGTTTCTAAGGCTTATTCTCATTTAGAAAAGGAAAATTATAAAGACTTGCTGTTGTTCTTGAATGAGCAAAAGGGAAATTCTTTtggattttattaa
- the LOC130727877 gene encoding ATP-dependent zinc metalloprotease FTSH, chloroplastic — MAFSTSALLSTNFLGTKVLLSPPTPKTTKQSLPLPSCLNTWSQKPKKNINFSEPLKLASSQAALAALIFSSASFTAPEAIAVAENTTPPPPVIEAPQPSQLNAANSSPFAQNLSLTAPKPQSQNSSDLPDGTQWRYSEFLNAVKKGKVERVRFSKDGSALQLTAVDGRRAGVIVPNDPDLIDILAMNGVDISVSEGESGNGLFSIIGNLLFPVLAFAGLFLLFRRAQGGPGGPGGLGGPMDFGRSKSKFQEVPETGVTFADVAGADQAKLELQEVVDFLKNPDKYTALGAKIPKGCLLVGPPGTGKTLLARAVAGEAGTPFFSCAASEFVELFVGVGASRVRDLFEKAKSKAPCIVFIDEIDAVGRQRGAGLGGGNDEREQTINQLLTEMDGFSGNSGVIVLAATNRPDVLDSALLRPGRFDRQVTVDRPDVAGRVKILQVHSRGKALAKDVDFDKIARRTPGFTGADLQNLMNEAAILAARRDLKEISKDEISDALERIIAGPEKKNAVVSEEKKKLVAYHEAGHALVGALMPEYDPVAKISIIPRGQAGGLTFFAPSEERLESGLYSRSYLENQMAVALGGRVAEEVIFGQENVTTGASNDFMQVSRVARQMVERFGFSKKIGQIAIGGAGGNPFLGQQMSTQKDYSMATADVVDAEVRELVETAYSRATQIITTHIDILHKLAQLLIEKETVDGEEFMSLFIDGKAELYVA; from the exons aTGGCTTTCTCAACCAGTGCTTTGCTCTCCACAAACTTCCTAGGAACCAAGGTTCTGTTATCACCCCCAACCCCCAAAACAACCAAACAATCACTTCCTCTACCCTCATGTCTCAACACATGGTCTCAGAAACCCaagaaaaacatcaatttctccGAACCACTCAAATTGGCATCTTCACAAGCTGCCTTAGCAGCCCTTATCTTCTCCTCCGCGAGCTTCACCGCCCCTGAAGCTATTGCAGTAGCAGAAAACACCACCCCTCCTCCACCGGTAATCGAAGCACCGCAACCCAGCCAACTCAACGCCGCAAACTCCTCACCGTTTGCTCAGAATCTCTCCCTCACAGCACCCAAGCCGCAATCCCAGAACTCCTCTGACCTCCCCGATGGGACCCAGTGGAGATACAGCGAGTTCCTCAACGCTGTCAAGAAGGGCAAGGTCGAGCGCGTGAGATTCAGCAAGGACGGTTCCGCGCTTCAGCTCACCGCCGTCGATGGCCGCCGCGCCGGCGTTATTGTGCCAAACGACCCTGACCTCATCGACATCCTTGCAATGAACGGCGTCGATATTTCCGTCTCTGAAGGAGAATCAGGTAATGGGCTCTTCAGCATCATCGGGAACTTGCTGTTTCCGGTGCTTGCGTTTGCAGGGCTGTTCCTCCTCTTCCGTAGAGCTCAGGGCGGGCCTGGAGGACCCGGCGGGCTCGGAGGACCCATGGATTTCGGCAGGTCGAAGTCGAAGTTTCAGGAGGTTCCGGAAACAGGGGTGACCTTCGCCGACGTGGCCGGTGCTGATCAGGCGAAGCTGGAGTTGCAAGAGGTGGTTGATTTCTTGAAGAATCCTGACAAGTACACTGCGCTGGGTGCGAAGATTCCAAAAGGGTGTCTTCTGGTTGGGCCACCGGGAACAGGGAAGACCCTTCTGGCGAGAGCGGTGGCTGGTGAAGCCGGCACGCCGTTCTTCTCGTGCGCGGCTTCTGAGTTCGTGGAGCTCTTTGTGGGGGTTGGTGCGTCCAGGGTGAGGGATTTGTTTGAGAAGGCGAAATCGAAGGCACCGTGCATTGTGTTCATTGATGAGATTGATGCTGTTGGGAGGCAGAGAGGGGCGGGGCTCGGTGGTGGGAATGATGAGAGGGAGCAGACAATTAACCAGCTCTTGACAGAGATGGATGGCTTTTCTGGAAACTCTGGTGTCATTGTTTTGGCTGCCACTAACAGACCTGATGTTCTTGATTCAGCATTGCTAAGGCCTGGCCGATTCGATAGGCAAGTTACTGTGGACAGACCTGATGTTGCAGGAAGAGTCAAAATTCTTCAG GTGCATTCTAGAGGAAAAGCACTTGCCAAAGATGTTGATTTTGATAAGATTGCCAGGAGAACCCCAGGGTTCACAGGGGCTGATTTGCAGAATCTGATGAATGAAGCAGCTATTCTTGCAGCTAGGCGTGACCTCAAGGAGATTAGCAAGGATGAGATATCTGATGCGCTTGAGAGGATCATTGCTGGACCAGAAAAGAAGAATGCTGTTGTTtcagaagagaagaagaaattaGTAGCCTATCATG AGGCTGGCCATGCTCTAGTAGGTGCTTTAATGCCTGAATATGACCCTGTTGCCAAGATATCCATTATTCCTCGTGGTCAAGCTGGTGGTCTCACCTTTTTTGCTCCCAGCGAAGAGAGACTCGAGTCTGGATTATACAGTAGAAGCTACTTGGAAAATCAGATGGCAGTTGCACTTGGTGGAAG GGTTGCTGAAGAGGTGATTTTTGGCCAGGAGAATGTCACTACCGGAGCATCAAATGACTTTATGCAAGTTTCAAGAGTGGCGAGGCAGATGGTTGAGAGATTTGGGTTCAGCAAGAAAATTGGACAAATTGCCATTGGTGGAGCTGGTGGAAATCCATTCTTGGGTCAACAG ATGTCAACACAAAAAGATTACTCCATGGCAACTGCAGATGTAGTGGATGCGGAAGTAAGGGAACTGGTGGAGACAGCCTATTCTAGGGCAACACAAATTATCACAACTCACATTGACATccttcacaagcttgctcaACTTCTCATAGAGAAAGAAACCGTGGATGGTGAAGAGTTCATGAGTCTATTTATTGATGGAAAAGCTGAATTATATGTTGCATAG
- the LOC130727878 gene encoding serine/threonine-protein kinase BSK1-like isoform X1, giving the protein MGCCQSCPCIPNHSTPHQHSNLDNSVVASSSNADVPAFSEFSLSDLKSATNSFSSDHIVSESGEKASNVVYRGRLHNSHNRRWIAVKRFSKFAWPDPKQFADEAWGVGKLRHRRVANLIGYCCDGDERLLVAEYMPNHTLAKHLFHWENRTIEWNMRLRVALFISEALDYCSIKGYPLYHDLNAYRVLFDENGDPRLSCFGLIKNSRDGKSYSTNLAYTPPEYLRNGRVTPESIIFSFGTVLLDLLSGKHIPPTHALDMIRGKNIQLLMDSHLEGNFSTEEAIVVFDLASKCLQYEPRERPKTKDLVTTLLALQTKQDVPSYVMLGIAKHEETPPTPQHPLSPMGDACSRMDLTAIHQILLMTNYRDDEGNNELSFQEWTQQTRDMLEARKRGDLAFRDKDFKTAIECYSQFIGVGTMISPTVYARRSLCHLFCDQPDAALRDAMQAQCVYPDWSVAFYMQAVALSKLNMNKDTADMLREASALEEKGQPRGK; this is encoded by the exons ATGGGATGTTGCCAATCTTGCCCTTGCATCCCCAACCATTCAACTCCTCATCAACACAGCAACCTCGATAACAGTGTTGTTGCATCTTCCTCCAATGCCGACGTGCCGGCGTTCTCGGAATTCTCACTCTCCGACCTCAAATCCGCCACCAACAGCTTCAGCTCCGATCACATCGTCTCCGAGAGCGGCGAGAAAGCTTCCAATGTCGTCTACAGAGGTCGCCTCCACAACAGCCATAACCGTCGCTGGATTGCTGTTAAGCGCTTTTCCAAATTCGCCTGGCCTGATCCTAAGCAGTTCGCT GATGAAGCTTGGGGAGTGGGGAAATTACGACACCGTAGAGTTGCCAATTTGATTGGTTATTGCTGTGATGGGGATGAGAGGCTCTTAGTTGCAGAGTACATGCCCAACCACACTCTAGCCAAACATCTTTTCCACT GGGAAAATCGGACAATTGAGTGGAACATGCGGTTAAGAGTTGCCCTATTCATCAGTGAAGCATTAGACTATTGTAGTATCAAAGGTTATCCATTGTACCATGACTTGAATGCTTACAGAGTTTTATTTGATGag AATGGTGATCCCCGACTTTCATGTTTTGGTTTGATTAAGAACAGCAGGGACGGGAAAAGTTATAGCACAAATCTTGCTTATACTCCTCCTGAGTATCTGAGAAATG GGAGGGTGACCCCAGAAAGTATCATTTTCAGCTTTGGGACTGTGTTATTGGATCTTCTAAGTGGCAAGCATATCCCTCCAACTCAT GCTCTTGACATGATAAGAGGTAAAAATATTCAACTCCTCATGGATTCACATTTGGAGGGAAACTTTTCAACAGAAGAGGCTATTGTGGTTTTCGATCTTGCCTCAAAATGTTTGCAGTATGAACCTCGGGAGCGGCCCAAGACCAAGGACCTTGTTACAACACTTTTGGCACTACAAACTAAACAAGAT GTTCCATCGTATGTTATGCTTGGAATTGCAAAGCATGAGGAAACACCTCCTACCCCACAGCATCCTCTATCTCCAATGGGTGATGCTTGTTCTCGCATGGACTTGACTGCAATTCATCAGATTTTGTTGATGACCAACTACAGAGATGACGAAGGGAATAATGAG TTATCCTTCCAAGAATGGACGCAGCAAACGAGGGATATGTTGGAGGCTAGAAAGCGCGGTGACTTGGCCTTTCGGGACAAGGATTTCAAAACTGCAATTGAGTGTTACTCTCAG TTCATTGGTGTTGGAACCATGATCTCCCCAACTGTCTATGCACGAAGAAGTCTTTGCCATCTCTTTTGCGACCAACCAGATGCTGCTCTCAGAGATGCAATGCAAGCTCAATGTGTCTATCCTGACTGGTCCGTGGCATTTTACATGCAGGCGGTTGCTCTTTCCAAATTAAACATGAATAAGGACACAGCTGACATGTTAAGAGAGGCCTCTGCTCTGGAAGAGAAAGGGCAACCAAGAGGCAAATGA
- the LOC130727878 gene encoding serine/threonine-protein kinase BSK1-like isoform X2, protein MPTCRRSRNSHSPTSNPPPTASAPITSSPRAARKLPMSSTEVASTTAITVAGLLLSAFPNSPGLILSSSLYDEAWGVGKLRHRRVANLIGYCCDGDERLLVAEYMPNHTLAKHLFHWENRTIEWNMRLRVALFISEALDYCSIKGYPLYHDLNAYRVLFDENGDPRLSCFGLIKNSRDGKSYSTNLAYTPPEYLRNGRVTPESIIFSFGTVLLDLLSGKHIPPTHALDMIRGKNIQLLMDSHLEGNFSTEEAIVVFDLASKCLQYEPRERPKTKDLVTTLLALQTKQDVPSYVMLGIAKHEETPPTPQHPLSPMGDACSRMDLTAIHQILLMTNYRDDEGNNELSFQEWTQQTRDMLEARKRGDLAFRDKDFKTAIECYSQFIGVGTMISPTVYARRSLCHLFCDQPDAALRDAMQAQCVYPDWSVAFYMQAVALSKLNMNKDTADMLREASALEEKGQPRGK, encoded by the exons ATGCCGACGTGCCGGCGTTCTCGGAATTCTCACTCTCCGACCTCAAATCCGCCACCAACAGCTTCAGCTCCGATCACATCGTCTCCGAGAGCGGCGAGAAAGCTTCCAATGTCGTCTACAGAGGTCGCCTCCACAACAGCCATAACCGTCGCTGGATTGCTGTTAAGCGCTTTTCCAAATTCGCCTGGCCTGATCCTAAGCAGTTCGCTGTAT GATGAAGCTTGGGGAGTGGGGAAATTACGACACCGTAGAGTTGCCAATTTGATTGGTTATTGCTGTGATGGGGATGAGAGGCTCTTAGTTGCAGAGTACATGCCCAACCACACTCTAGCCAAACATCTTTTCCACT GGGAAAATCGGACAATTGAGTGGAACATGCGGTTAAGAGTTGCCCTATTCATCAGTGAAGCATTAGACTATTGTAGTATCAAAGGTTATCCATTGTACCATGACTTGAATGCTTACAGAGTTTTATTTGATGag AATGGTGATCCCCGACTTTCATGTTTTGGTTTGATTAAGAACAGCAGGGACGGGAAAAGTTATAGCACAAATCTTGCTTATACTCCTCCTGAGTATCTGAGAAATG GGAGGGTGACCCCAGAAAGTATCATTTTCAGCTTTGGGACTGTGTTATTGGATCTTCTAAGTGGCAAGCATATCCCTCCAACTCAT GCTCTTGACATGATAAGAGGTAAAAATATTCAACTCCTCATGGATTCACATTTGGAGGGAAACTTTTCAACAGAAGAGGCTATTGTGGTTTTCGATCTTGCCTCAAAATGTTTGCAGTATGAACCTCGGGAGCGGCCCAAGACCAAGGACCTTGTTACAACACTTTTGGCACTACAAACTAAACAAGAT GTTCCATCGTATGTTATGCTTGGAATTGCAAAGCATGAGGAAACACCTCCTACCCCACAGCATCCTCTATCTCCAATGGGTGATGCTTGTTCTCGCATGGACTTGACTGCAATTCATCAGATTTTGTTGATGACCAACTACAGAGATGACGAAGGGAATAATGAG TTATCCTTCCAAGAATGGACGCAGCAAACGAGGGATATGTTGGAGGCTAGAAAGCGCGGTGACTTGGCCTTTCGGGACAAGGATTTCAAAACTGCAATTGAGTGTTACTCTCAG TTCATTGGTGTTGGAACCATGATCTCCCCAACTGTCTATGCACGAAGAAGTCTTTGCCATCTCTTTTGCGACCAACCAGATGCTGCTCTCAGAGATGCAATGCAAGCTCAATGTGTCTATCCTGACTGGTCCGTGGCATTTTACATGCAGGCGGTTGCTCTTTCCAAATTAAACATGAATAAGGACACAGCTGACATGTTAAGAGAGGCCTCTGCTCTGGAAGAGAAAGGGCAACCAAGAGGCAAATGA
- the LOC130727880 gene encoding protein ALTERED PHOSPHATE STARVATION RESPONSE 1, which translates to MGCNTSRLDHLPAVALCRDRCKFADEALRQSYALADAHVAHMDSLRTLGPALVCFFDHFQETKTVSILSSPPPPPLPVAAPPHSPPPCSDEFPLHSESDDDHDADNEPPRYDDYLNHRILSPATPLSPPYSGGFWGSKSAPSPPPPTSSAWDLFNFFEPYQLPYGHSASFDNDSTEEEKENGKIVMSHEMTQQQKGDGDGSGIESKIEGKVKNDAESNNGELKKNETDTDSKEKSKESEECCNQKKGFSEAVKEIQILFARASDSGNSILEMLEVGKLRYHKQLDFIPVSCKVMHVFALSNSSLVGGRRRPCGHEGEGLSYGNLCSTLKKVCLWEKKLYHEVKAEEKLRTLHEKKCRQLRRMLKNDADAHKIDSVQAFIGVLATKMKISIQVVDKISITISKLTEEELWPQINRFIHMFLGMWKDMQECYRLAYEEIAETKTSEATSFNKKLGTAHIDAIIKLKSEVQKWNLSFSDWIQAQKSYVKALNGWLVRCLMYEPEEIPDDSPPVYVICNKWSQAVDNLSEKNVFEAITGFMFRVNELLEKHILDLQQKLTLDKELERKVKVLKRQEQKMHKVVSVAREETVHHGDVVDMISLQSGLKEIFVALDRFTATTAGVYEELSQQMKQENPVLGESSKIQ; encoded by the exons ATGGGATGCAACACCTCACGCCTCGATCACCTTCCGGCGGTGGCTCTCTGCCGTGACCGCTGCAAGTTCGCCGACGAAGCACTCCGTCAAAGCTACGCCCTCGCCGACGCACACGTGGCGCATATGGACTCCCTCAGAACCCTTGGCCCCGCTCTCGTTTGCTTCTTCGATCACTTCCAAGAAACCAAAACCGTTTCAATTTTATcatcaccaccgccgccgccgctgccAGTAGCAGCACCACCTCACTCTCCGCCACCATGTTCTGATGAATTTCCTCTGCATTCTGAATCCGATGATGATCATGATGCAGATAATGAACCACCTCGTTATGATGATTATCTAAACCACCGCATTTTATCCCCTGCTACGCCGCTTTCTCCGCCGTATAGCGGTGGCTTTTGGGGTTCGAAATCGGCACCGTCGCCGCCTCCTCCGACGAGCTCAGCCTGGGATTTGTTCAATTTCTTCGAGCCTTATCAATTGCCGTACGGTCATAGTGCGAGTTTTGACAACGACTCTAcagaggaggagaaggaaaatGGCAAAATCGTCATGAGTCACGAGATGACTCAGCAGCAGaaaggtgatggtgatgggtCTGGAATTGAATCCAAAATTGAAGGTAAGGTGAAGAATGATGCAGAAAGTAACAAtggtgaattgaagaaaaatgagACTGATACTGATTCCAAGGAAAAATCGAAAGAGTCAGAGGAATGCTGCAACCAGAAGAAAGGTTTCAGTGAAGCAGTGAAAGAGATTCAGATTCTATTTGCTAGAGCATCGGATTCTGGGAACTCGATTTTGGAAATGCTGGAAGTTGGGAAGCTCCGTTACCATAAACAACTTGATTTCATACCAG TTTCATGCAAGGTGATGCATGTGTTTGCTCTCTCTAATTCCTCATTGGTTGGAGGGAGAAGGAGACCATGTGGGCATGAAGGAGAAGGACTCAGCTATGGGAATCTCTGCTCTACTTTGAAGAAGGTGTGTCTGTGGGAGAAGAAGTTGTATCATGAAGTTAAG GCTGAGGAAAAATTGCGCACACTTCATGAGAAGAAGTGTAGGCAGTTGAGACGCATGCTTAAAAATGATGCTGATGCACACAAAATTGATTCTGTTCAAGCTTTCATTGGGGTTTTAGCTACAAAAATGAAAATCTCTATCCAAGTAGTTGACAAGATATCTATTACGATTAGCAAGTTGACAGAAGAGGAGCTGTGGCCACAGATCAACAGGTTTATTCACAT GTTTCTAGGAATGTGGAAAGATATGCAAGAGTGTTACAGATTGGCGTATGAGGAAATTGCTGAAACCAAAACTTCAGAAGCCACTTCATTCAATAAAAAGCTTGGCACTGCCCATATTGATGCAATAATAAAACTCAAATCCGAGGTACAGAAATGGAATTTGAGCTTCTCAGATTGGATTCAGGCCCAGAAATCCTATGTGAAAGCCTTGAATGGTTGGCTAGTACGATGTTTAATGTATGAACCTGAAGAAATACCAGATGATTCACCACCTGTGTATGTGATCTGTAACAAATGGTCACAGGCAGTGGATAATCTCTCAGAGAAGAATGTATTTGAAGCCATAACTGGATTCATGTTCAGAGTGAATGAGCTATTAGAAAAGCATATATTAGACCTCCAGCAAAAGTTAACATTGGACAAGGAACTGGAGAGAAAAGTGAAAGTTTTGAAGAGGCAGGAGCAGAAAATGCACAAGGTGGTTTCAGTTGCAAGAGAAGAAACTGTGCATCATGGTGATGTTGTTGATATGATCAGCCTTCAATCAGGACTGAAAGAGATCTTTGTTGCCTTGGATAGGTTCACTGCTACCACTGCTGGCGTATATGAAGAACTTAGCCAGCAAATGAAGCAAGAGAACCCTGTTTTGGGAGAATCCAGCAAAATTCAATAG
- the LOC130732239 gene encoding uncharacterized protein LOC130732239 produces MVGVFRRSISLPNKNLNRPTVKPAISHHIRSISLPCRSHPLISQIKEEINGLNAWASTSKSHPQTYTNISHGLTLLKDTHETFQHIFQLPQTQESLRCHPLWVENLLEDSLRFVDAYGTFQTLIMGLKEEHSSAQIAIRKRDESKLGMYMKSKKKFSKEMEKLVSSIRCGTQTQQQHQHLQMQVPAVSAAEALLSVADTAELGGVISDVMRVTVFVSVALFNGIAMSFAPRRFSWTQMVKLSRSSTRRMNVESEGLEELQLMEVEESFENLKKKGDEEVRLILKRMRDLEECVCGIESVSEKVFRALINSRVLLLNTLTLAQ; encoded by the coding sequence ATGGTAGGTGTTTTTCGGCGCTCCATTTCATTGCCAAACAAAAATCTCAACCGTCCAACGGTGAAGCCAGCCATATCCCACCACATCAGATCCATCAGTCTTCCCTGCAGATCTCATCCATTGATTTCCCAGATCAAGGAAGAGATCAACGGTCTCAATGCATGGGCTTCAACTTCCAAATCCCACCCTCAAACATACACAAATATTTCCCACGGCCTCACCCTTCTGAAGGACACTCATGAAACGTTCCAACACATCTTTCAACTCCCTCAAACCCAAGAGTCTCTCCGGTGCCACCCTCTTTGGGTTGAGAACCTTCTAGAAGATTCCCTCCGCTTCGTCGACGCCTACGGAACCTTCCAAACACTCATCATGGGCCTCAAGGAAGAACACTCCTCGGCCCAAATAGCAATAAGGAAGCGTGATGAATCCAAATTGGGCATGTACATGAAGTCTAAGAAGAAATTTTCCAAGGAGATGGAGAAGCTTGTTTCTTCCATCCGATGTGGGACtcaaactcaacaacaacatcaacatctTCAAATGCAGGTTCCGGCGGTGTCTGCAGCGGAAGCGTTGCTCTCGGTTGCAGACACCGCTGAGCTGGGAGGTGTGATCTCCGATGTTATGAGGGTAACGGTGTTCGTTTCCGTTGCTCTATTCAACGGGATCGCGATGTCATTTGCTCCAAGAAGATTTTCATGGACTCAGATGGTGAAGTTGTCGAGGAGTAGTACTAGAAGAATGAACGTGGAGAGTGAAGGACTTGAGGAGCTTCAGCTGATGGAAGTTGAAGAAAGCTTTgagaatctgaagaagaaaggaGATGAAGAGGTGAGGTTGATTTTGAAGAGGATGCGGGATTTGGAGGAATGTGTTTGTGGCATTgaaagtgtgagtgagaaagtgtTCAGGGCTTTGATCAACTCTCGTGTTCTATTGCTCAACACTCTTACCCTTGCGCAATAG
- the LOC130712256 gene encoding uncharacterized protein LOC130712256, which yields MEKQGERKKVGEEGPQISKMEPVTHGAYGGGMYGTEKEQPQTQNKPPASQSQSADGPVDKDTIKPINNPPPSSGDRDIDITGQSYIQ from the coding sequence ATGGAGAAACAGGGCGAAAGGAAAAAAGTGGGAGAAGAAGGACCTCAGATCTCAAAGATGGAGCCTGTGACACATGGTGCATACGGTGGTGGAATGTATGGTACTGAAAAGGAGCAACCACAAACACAAAACAAGCCACCAGCAAGTCAAAGCCAGAGTGCTGATGGCCCTGTTGATAAGGACACTATCAAGCCTATAAACAATCCTCCTCCTTCATCAGGCGACCGAGATATAGATATCACTGGCCAGTCATATATCCAGTAG